In Roseiconus lacunae, the following proteins share a genomic window:
- a CDS encoding phage major capsid protein — protein MPKTRKPTRQKPRRRKPAPKLPESLKTIWLTGEAEIDLQAGGDETDEPKTPTYRTIVYSGGLMRPRLSGIGYYGRGVVLDLAGWKFQPGQSACNWQHDRTDPVGHIENHQINNRVICEGPLSVPGESREKIVAASRNGYIWRTSVEGSPDETKIEAIQENQIVTVNGRRIKGPFLLLRAGVFTGFGFVTTAGDTSARASIAAELSPIGTDTEMPPTFEEFLEACGVDAGEISAEQTANLQAAFDAQYPDDSDGSGDSGPARSNPKTPQRKPADIKAGNGPARVEAQDDEIDLVASQRSAVAAEQKRISTITRLCALHKSPEITVDGESVDLLAHAIETGMEAQEVELTIYRNSAPRGPAIHSHSGDENSTVHAMTAACLLEAGHKLDSKHFQDPAAIEMGIPKELRAGLNDDSRQKALEAAHAYGTVSHKQLAIDALRADGKPIPRGERALMEAASSSGTLQKVYQASVGASLLLGYREAPATLPMWTGVDEVDDFKEVQRFREDMPEDLAHTPRNGRAEHTTIGADYEAIAVDMFTREQEVGYHDWKDNNLGIINRIPKRMGTAAYRTEEKLGYATLLSNPTMQSTGRALFNSTDGTDYGLKPLTHDNADFAVAALMSQTMGEETLDFEAGFALLPTQLLTKGKQIYQSASIGEDGGDGIKNAIADYGVRAVGSSRLSAGARHPMTKEFQTGSVTTHYLATNSVEVAVRVYQRGTSRAPMVRVSRLTQGRWGYHYDVMHIFGFAFLAALGIIRFRSEA, from the coding sequence ATGCCGAAAACACGCAAACCCACCCGCCAAAAACCAAGACGTCGAAAACCCGCACCAAAACTTCCCGAATCACTGAAAACGATTTGGCTCACTGGTGAAGCGGAGATCGACCTGCAAGCGGGAGGCGATGAAACCGACGAACCCAAGACGCCGACTTATCGCACGATCGTTTACAGCGGTGGACTGATGCGGCCGCGTTTGTCCGGTATCGGTTACTACGGCCGCGGCGTCGTGTTGGACTTGGCGGGCTGGAAATTCCAACCGGGACAAAGCGCGTGCAACTGGCAACACGATCGCACCGATCCCGTTGGCCACATTGAAAACCACCAAATCAACAATCGCGTGATCTGCGAAGGACCGCTCAGTGTCCCCGGCGAATCACGGGAAAAGATCGTCGCCGCTAGCCGCAACGGATACATCTGGCGGACCTCGGTCGAAGGCTCGCCCGACGAGACCAAGATCGAAGCAATTCAAGAGAACCAAATCGTCACCGTCAACGGTCGACGCATCAAAGGCCCTTTTCTACTCCTCCGAGCCGGTGTCTTTACCGGCTTCGGTTTCGTCACCACGGCCGGCGACACCAGCGCTCGCGCGTCGATCGCCGCCGAACTCTCTCCCATCGGAACGGATACCGAAATGCCTCCCACCTTCGAAGAATTCCTGGAAGCCTGCGGCGTCGATGCCGGCGAAATCTCTGCCGAACAAACCGCCAATTTGCAAGCGGCCTTCGACGCCCAGTATCCGGACGACTCCGACGGTAGCGGCGATTCGGGCCCTGCGCGGTCCAACCCCAAAACGCCCCAGCGCAAACCGGCCGACATCAAAGCCGGCAACGGCCCGGCACGCGTCGAAGCGCAGGACGACGAAATCGACCTGGTCGCTTCCCAGCGATCTGCCGTCGCCGCCGAACAGAAACGCATCAGCACGATCACACGATTGTGCGCCTTGCACAAAAGCCCAGAAATCACCGTCGACGGTGAATCGGTTGATCTGCTGGCACACGCGATCGAAACCGGCATGGAAGCCCAGGAAGTCGAATTGACCATCTATCGAAACAGCGCCCCCCGTGGTCCCGCAATCCACTCGCATTCGGGCGACGAAAACAGCACCGTCCACGCGATGACCGCCGCCTGCCTCCTAGAAGCCGGTCACAAGTTGGACTCAAAACACTTTCAGGACCCCGCCGCGATCGAAATGGGGATCCCCAAGGAATTGCGGGCTGGCTTGAATGACGATTCGCGTCAGAAAGCACTCGAAGCCGCACACGCCTACGGAACGGTCAGCCACAAACAACTGGCGATCGATGCCCTGCGTGCCGATGGCAAGCCGATCCCTCGCGGTGAAAGGGCGTTGATGGAAGCGGCCAGCAGCTCGGGAACCCTGCAAAAGGTTTACCAGGCTTCCGTAGGTGCATCGTTGTTGCTCGGCTACCGAGAAGCACCGGCAACGCTGCCGATGTGGACCGGCGTTGATGAAGTCGACGACTTCAAGGAAGTTCAACGTTTCCGCGAAGACATGCCCGAGGACCTGGCACACACGCCACGCAACGGACGCGCCGAACACACCACGATTGGCGCCGACTACGAAGCGATCGCCGTCGACATGTTCACACGCGAACAGGAGGTCGGCTACCACGATTGGAAAGACAACAACCTCGGCATCATCAACCGGATCCCCAAGCGAATGGGAACCGCAGCTTATCGCACCGAGGAAAAACTCGGCTATGCGACCCTGTTGTCAAACCCAACGATGCAATCGACGGGCCGTGCGTTGTTCAATTCGACCGACGGAACCGACTACGGATTAAAACCGTTGACGCACGACAACGCGGACTTTGCCGTCGCCGCGTTGATGAGCCAGACAATGGGCGAAGAAACGCTGGACTTCGAAGCCGGTTTTGCACTCCTGCCGACCCAGCTGTTGACCAAGGGCAAGCAGATCTATCAATCCGCGTCCATCGGTGAAGATGGGGGCGACGGCATCAAAAACGCAATCGCCGACTATGGCGTCCGTGCGGTGGGAAGCTCTCGACTCTCGGCCGGTGCCCGTCACCCGATGACCAAGGAATTCCAAACCGGTTCAGTCACGACGCACTACCTTGCCACCAACAGCGTCGAAGTCGCGGTCCGGGTCTATCAACGTGGTACAAGCCGCGCTCCGATGGTCCGCGTCTCACGACTGACCCAGGGCAGGTGGGGCTATCACTATGACGTGATGCACATTTTCGGATTCGCGTTCCTAGCGGCTCTCGGCATCATTCGTTTCCGCAGCGAAGCGTAG
- a CDS encoding capsid cement protein, with translation MIGTFRENDDFEALITPAADIAPGEVIELDDGRAAINNSNNTLVSGKPARVRTQGIVVLPAPSALVLADGAAVHIASDTVAASGGYKVGAARRGGKANGETEVYVALNA, from the coding sequence ATGATTGGAACCTTCCGCGAAAACGACGACTTTGAAGCGTTGATCACCCCGGCCGCAGACATCGCACCGGGCGAAGTCATCGAACTCGATGACGGACGCGCCGCGATCAACAACAGCAACAACACGCTAGTCTCCGGCAAACCGGCCAGAGTCCGGACCCAGGGGATTGTCGTCCTGCCGGCACCGTCCGCATTGGTCCTTGCCGACGGCGCCGCCGTGCACATCGCATCGGACACTGTCGCCGCAAGCGGCGGTTACAAGGTTGGCGCCGCACGCCGCGGCGGCAAAGCCAACGGCGAAACCGAAGTCTACGTCGCCCTCAACGCCTAA